From the Syngnathus typhle isolate RoL2023-S1 ecotype Sweden linkage group LG22, RoL_Styp_1.0, whole genome shotgun sequence genome, the window AGCGCAAAGGCATCTTCCCGTCCCACGTGTAGATCTGGGACTTCTGCGGGGGCGGGCGGAGGCAGGCGCCTTTGCCTCAAATATTTCCACCTTGGTGCGTGCCGTCAAACGGATTGGGATTGCCACTCACGCCCAGCGCCAGAAGGAAGATCTGCTCGCCGCCTCCCACGATGCAACGGTGGTCCAGGACCTGGCGCAGCTTCTTGAGCGTGGCCGGGTTGAGCGCCGTCGGGCTGCTACAGAAGGACTCCGCGTCGGGGTTCTGGAGCACGAGCCACGTTTTAACGCAAGGCAAGACTGGGAACTTTGAGATgacgccgtcgccgccgccgccttcacAGACCTTGATCAGTTGGTAGAATTTGGTCCTGGCATCCGAGGAGGCCGGCGTCACCCTGGCCTTGTCGGGCacctgcgagcgagcgagcaagcggaAGGCGTGAAGGCGGGAGACTCGGAGCGGAAGGCGGGAGACTCGGAGCGGGCGGCCCACTCACCCCCCACAACTTGAGACACTGCTTGCGGAGGTCGGCTTGCCGGGACTCGGCCAGCGCCCTGCGGGTGGCGACACGCTCAGATGCCAGCCGACCGGCCGCCAGCCAACGCCGGCAAATCTACTCACGGGTCCAAAACGAAGGCGTGGATCTTGGCCAGGGCTTTGATCTGGACGGCGCACAGGCTGGCGAGACACATTAGAGCGCACCGCTTCAGTCAGGTCGCACTCGACAAAAGATGTGAAGCCAACAAAGGATGAGATGGGTGCGGACTGGCACCTCTCGTTGGAGTTGACCATGAAGCGGAAGAAGTCGGCGTCCTCCGCGACGATGGCGAGGGGAACCACGTCGGTCACGTCCAGCTCGGGGTCGCGCAGCTGCTTGAGTTTCAGGTTGACCCGGAACAGGTACTCCCTGACGGCCTCCGAGCCGGGCTTCAGACCTCGGCACACCACGTACCTGGCGCGACAGAACCCCCGGCCGGTCGTGCCCCATGGGGTGTCGTGACGTTTACCATCTGAACCCCCCCCATGCCGATACCGTACCTCTCAGAGTTAGCGGGCCGACTGGTCACGGGTTTGAAGAGCGTGATTCGGTCAAAGCAGAGGTACAGGAGGTAGACCAAGCCTACGCTGAAAGGCGTGAAGAGGTCAAAGGTCTTgcagacaaaatggccgcctcgaagagagagaaagaaagtttCAAAGTTTCATTTCAAAACGAGTTGAAACAACGTGGAGCGGCGGGGCCTCAATGGCCATGGCTCAACAAAGCGGGCCCGCCTACCTGTCCTGAGTGTAGAGAGAGCGGTGAGGAACTGGCAGAGGAGCAGCTGTTTGCTCAGGATCTCCTGGAGGTTCTCCTGGCCTTCCACAGAGAATCCCTGGCGGGCGTGGCAAAGACGACACAAGAGCACGCACGCTTCAGACCGACCGAGCCAACACTGGCGCCCACGTCGGTCACTCACCCCGTCCGCCATGAGGAAATGCAGGCCCCGCCCCTCGGTGCTGTCCAGCACAAAGTTGCGGAAGGCCGTCACGTTCTCCGGCCGGGTGATGTCGCCGTCGCCGTCCACGCCGCCTTCACCTGGGACACGTCGACGGCAGAGAAATCAAGGCCGCGTGCCACATTTCCAAAAGGGCCGGCCGGAGCTCCTTTTGGGTGGAACCGTTTTAGACGCACTCGCTAGCGTCCTACCATAGTAGGGCTCAAAGAGCTCGCTGGGCGCGGCGTAGAAGTCTTCCAGTTTGAAGTCGCAGGGCCCCTTCAGCGTCATGCCGAAGCCTTTGGCGTGCCAGCGTCTCCTCCACAGGACGTACTCGGAAAAGCCGCCGGGCCCGGCGCACACGTCGCCAAAGTACAGAAGCTCGTTGCCGTTGTCGTGGGTCAGAGACTTCTACGCCAGGAGCGACAGGTGTCAGCGTCACGCCGTCGAGACGTGGCCCGGGCGGGCGCGCCGCACTCACCCCGTCGGGACCTTTCGGGTCGGTGAACATGTGCTCGAAGCAGTAGTCGATGTTGGCCATTTTCATAGCCGCTCTAAATGCGCCAAAGCGTCAGCGTGAGGGACGGCAGCCTgcaaaaggcgcactgggcaCGCACCTGTTGAGGAAGACGCCTCCCCGGATGGTCTCGTAGGGGTTGGAGCGAGTGCGCGCTCTCCTCATCTCCTCGCCCTCCAGATCGTCAAACACCGTCTGCAACCATAATGGGTCGGAATGTTTGCTCTGGATGATGGAAaggccgccccgccccgccccccttCAGCCTCACCTTGCACCTGAGAAGCGTGTGCAAGAGGTCTTCGCTGCAAAACTGGGTCTCGTCTTCaatcttcatttttttctgcaaggAACACAAATGGAGGAATAAGGATGGGTCCACTCCAGAAAGGTTTCCCCGGGTACTTACCGGTCCCACCGCCATCCAGTCCCTCAACTCATCCGCATCGGGAATTTCCGTGGTGCATTCGGGGAACCAGTCCACTTTCTCCGTGGCGTCGGGCTAGATGCGAAGACAAAAAGCGTGGGCCGGCGTGGGCGACTTCACCCCGTCACCAAAGGCTTCAAGTGGTGGCGCGCTACCTCGGGTTCATCCCGCCAGTCCACATTGAGCTCCCCCTGGAAGCCCCGCAGCGTTAGGCCGAGACCGCGCCTCCCCCGCTGATTGGACACCTCCACAATCTCCTTACGGCCCTGGCCGAATTTGCCCAGGCCCTCGCCCTGGCGGAAGCCCATCTTGGCCTGCCGAACAACAACTTGGGTCAGACTCAAAGTCTCCTTTTTGCAtcgaggagcacttgctcgcttTGAACGATGCACTCGTTTCGGAAAGCAGTGCAACATTTCTCACCAAGGCACATTGCAGTTCTTGCACAGCTCTTGCACACTAAAATATTACCATGAGCTTCTGGGACACGCTGTTGTACATGGAGAACTTGGAGTCCTGCGGGGGCGAGTCCGCGTCCCCGGCGTGCGCCGATACGGACGGCATGGAGAATCCCGCTCGGGGCTCTTCTTGGTCGCTGAGAGAATCATTCTGGCTGGAGTCTGGAAAGGAAAGCAATTGACGCAAGTAACATAACCTCTGCCGCCGTTAGATGGGCGAGTAGCATGAGCCGACCTTGTCTGGACAATCTGGACTCTTCATCAGAGCTGCTGGGGTCAGCGCGCTTCTTCGCAGCCAAGCCGGGAGCGGCAGCGGCCTCGACTCTTCTCTTCATCGTGGCTGCTGCAGAACAAGGAGAAAGATCCAGCTCAAAGGAGGCGAAATCCGTGGTCCAACAATACGGCCATGCAATTTGCTCGATGGACAATTACGGGCCAGTTGGCACTCAATTATTATGATCATTAGGATGATTTCTGTCTGGCTAATGGCTGTCTGGAAGCTCCGGCCAGCAAGCAACAAGCACGGAGCGAGCGTCAGTGCAGTGCCGTGTCAAAGAAATCatcaagtcaaattccttgtttggcacgctcaaacatggcgaataaaaactcttgaatcttgaagaaAGGCAGGAGCCTGCACAGTTGAGACAGAGCTAGACATGCTAACAAGAACAAGCCAGAGCGCGTCGTTTATCTCTCTCACCACACTGATCGATGGCTTAAAACAGGGccaccagtttttattggcccgcagcaaattctgaaaacataattgaatatggcccgcacaagaagcttgagctcacttctcagtttcaacactagatggagcccgccacacaaaccCGGAAGACAAGCGAACACGGCGCGTttggccccttcacgttactaaatctgtcCCTCCTtgaaaaaagtttggacacccctggcttAAAAAGTCATCAAATCCAACATATttctgcgagcgagcgaggcgcGCTTTTCGATTTACCGTCAAACCAAAGTGCGTAACTTGAGCTGTTAGCAACATACATTAGCATTGACAGACGGCTAACTTTGACCGATTCCGCGTCACTTTCTCAGCGAAAGAACGTCAGCTCGGTGCGGGCTTCAACGACCCGTTGAACAAATGTAGCGCGCTCGGGATAGTTACTGTAACAATCGCTCGGCGGCGTTTCACATGGATAGCCAAGGTAGCTTTCCTGTTGTTGTTTCGTTCGCTTGCCAATGGGGTCCTTTGGTCGCCAAATGATGACGTCGTAGCAGAAGCAACCGCCAACGCTGCCTGTTTGAAAAACCAAATTGGCCACAACGTTCATTGTCTTTCAAAACCATCCATTTTATATTCCTCCCTCAAATTCCCTTTAAATcctctattaaaaaaaaggttttttttttaatgaaggaaTTGTCATACACGTTTCTACAATCTGTAAATATAATGTAAAAGAATGTTGTCACCTTTTCCTGGTAAAAGAGTTCATATGTTCGTGGAGTCATTTCGTTGAATTTAGAAAACTATAAAACACTTGACACAAAATGTGAACATTCCCATTACGGTGTAAAAGACACGTGGCTTTTCTTCCCCCTAAGAATAACGCTTACGAATTGAAGTTTGAACTCCGCGTTGTCTTGTCACTAAGCGATTAGCGCTCAAGTGCATTGTGTTCTGGATTGCACTAATCCTTATTTGGCAATGGCCAAATCGGGCAATCCTAAAGCGTCCCTCAAAACACTGGAACTCTTTTCATTGTTACGACAGGACAGGACAGTCCGCCGAGAAAAAGATTTGAAATGATTTGAACAGCCTTGAGCatcttccagctgctgctgctgcgcttTCCAACGTACACGCTTTGGCCAccggggggcagtataatactgaAATGAGGATAAACAGAGTTGGTTTTCGCTCATCATTAAACTGCATGAAATGAGGATAAACATCATCAATCATCATTAAACTGCAGTGGCATCAGTGGCTTTTTGCAGAAGAGAAATAAATAGTCTATGCTTGTGAGTATTGTTATGTAATGTTTCCAGACCATTATTACTAGTGTATAGCCGGGCTCCATGTGTACATCACTCTGTGCTGATTGTGTAATTTAGTGTCTTTTTTGGACCACCTCTCCCATGTGCGTTAAATCCAGCACATCTCCAGAGGCCGGCCTAATCCTCCGCTGACACCGTTGCACACACGAATCGTTCATCGGTGCCACGCATGTGAACAACTTACGCAATGGCGCTGTATATATCTGGACGACCTGAGCCGTCCAGGTGAGTGACTTCAGTCCAAATGTGAGACAAGGAGGCGAGGCGAGGTGAGGCGAGTGTGCCTTTtggacacacacaaactgaACCTGAGGGCCCTGGAGAACACTTTTGCCCGTTTGAAGGAGTCGAGGACGAGCGCAGGCATGTTTTTCTTCCGCATCCCTCGACTGACCCCGGGATACATTCGATACCTCCAGGTGCGTGTGCGTGACCTACCAGACGTGGATCAGTGGAAATTGGCATTTTAACCTTTTTTTGGGAGGGACCCAATGTTGAGTCCAGACCGTTTATTAAATTGACTGCCATTCCAAAGAAAACACGAGTGAAATTTGTCAAGCAAAACTCAGCCGTCATCACTTTCTTTCAGACCCAGGCAGTCCTGCAGAGCCGGGAGGGTCCGGCGATGCCCCGGCTGGCGTTCCTGCTGGGATTGATGGGGGTGAGCGTGTCCGGCTACAGCTCTCGCCAGCTGACGCTGCACTGCAAGCCTGCCGCTCGTCTCTTCAGATGAACaagagggacggacggacgaggtCGATGGATGGCGACTGCCACCCAATTTGCTGGCTAGATGGAAACTTTAGATGACAACAATTTCAAGTAGCTAACAGAAACATCATCCGATTAGATTCAGTGGGCCACAAAAGCAAAATGTATGATCGCACATATCACTTTGACACGCCGAATGAGATTAGTCGACGACGACGGGCGACTGCTATCGTCTTGAGTGGTGACCTGAACCGGGCGATATCTGAGTGAAAAGTCGCCCACGTCAAAGAAGCTGAGCACAAAGTCTTTTGTGTTTTGGTTAGCGTAGGAACGTAGCGGTGACCAGGCGTGTCAATCAACGCTTTGGGACGAGATTAGCCGGGGAGGAGGCCGGCCAGATCCTCTTAGCAAACATCCGCTTACGTGCGGCAGGTTAGAGGTCACTTATCCTGAAATGGAGATGTGATGTTGAAAAAAGAATTCAAATTGAATGTCCTATTTCAAAACCAAAGATTTGGGAAATagtcctacaaaaaaaaatcctctattCTGGGAATATTAGGAATTTAGTTTGAAAAAAGGGAGAATATTGtacagttcagaaaatggatggatccaACACTTGAAAGGAACCCGTGTACAAATCAAAAGCAAGtaaacctgtttttttttcttttgaccacAGCATCATCTGCTGGCTCAGATGGGACATTGCCCCGAGGCAAAACGTTGCCACTTCTACTCACTAATGAGAcgaaaacaaagacaaatattTTCCAACTAGATTCCCTCGCaaaatgcttttctttttgccaACGTCAACATTGGCACATTGGCCTGCGCCTATTTTGACACGGTGATTACGGTCACAGAAAGGTCGGTCGGTGGGTCGGTCGGTCGCTGCCGTTTTCCGATCCCATTGTGCTGTGTGGCAAATACCGATAAGGTCAGTTGACGCTACTTATCTGTTTGTTTAAAGGCTGATAAGGAACAGCAGAAATATGTGCTTAGCCGTCGTTTCGTCTAGATGTAAAAACGGGCCACGGAGGGAGCTTTCGGAAGGAAAATAAGAAATGTTTTCAAACATTAGATTTCTTGCCAATGGGAAAAATGGAGCAGAAAGAAATCCCAGCAAATGCACAGTGGCTGGACTAAGTTGTTTCATCGGATGCCTCCAAAGTCAAGAGTTCGGAAGGGGGAAAACAGAAACCTTGTTTAGTCTGGGTTGTTAGTGGAAGTTACAGAAAGTGTGTCACATGTGTGTTTATTCTAGGATAagtggtcatgtttttttttgtgtgtaaaagtGAATGTAAAAATcagagctttcttttttttcggaTGTATCCAAAATATATGGTGGCAGTCGCGGGCAAATGCAAAGTGTCAAAGTCATTGTTGCCCATTGTGACCGTCGGCTTCTCGCTCAGGTGAGGCCCGCAAacagggctggctggctggctggctggctggctggctccatTGTGAGGAGAAGGCTCTTGTTCCTCTCAACAAAGACGCCACTGTCGGCATCCAACgaacgaacaaacaaacaaacaaaccagagaaggaaggaaggaaggcgcaAAGATGCCGCCAGTGCAAACGCAACGCCATCCCGTGCAAGTGAAAGCCAGATGCGGGCCGCCGCGGAACACGCGCTCTGGCTTAGCTAAAAAGGTCTCCTTAAAGGCCGGCGCTTGGATTTCATCTGCATTCCTGAGCGACTTACTGTAAGCGCACGCGGCGACGGCCACTGAAAGTCAGGTGAGCCGTCTTAACCGGAACCAGGGAGGCAGCGCGGCAGCGGGGCCAGCtcaccggccggccggccggccggccttccGTCAACACCCAGATTGAGCGATTAAGGCATCGATTGGGTTCAAAGTTTGCGCTTGAGCGCTTGCGTGTCAACTATGGTtaaagaaaagggaaaaaaacacaagaatGCACAGAGCTCCGTCCGTGCAGAGCTAGGTGCCCGACGTCACGGGAAAGCGCTACATTGTTGCTCGAACACATGACCGCAACTCTCTGCGCTTCAGCGGGAGCGAGGGGGATGcgggagagaggaggaggaggaggagccagcCCAGGTGCTCATGTAAAGagccagccaaccagccagccagccagccagccagccagccagccagccagccagccagccagccagccagccagcgcatgCCAAAGGAGCAGCACTCAACTTTGTGAATGAACAATAGCTGGATGCAAGCGCAGAGGCGGAACGTTTGGGGAGGTCTCACGGTGATATTGTTGTGATCCAACAAGTGGAGGGAGCCATGTTCCGGAGAAGCAAGAGCAAAGCGTTGGTGGAAGAGGCgccggaggaggacgacgacgacgacgacatgtCTTGGCACTTCCGTCACTGCTACAAGGTAACTCGCTCTTTGGACTCTTGTCAACTTTTTCTGCTTAAGTGCTCAAGACATTCCAGGGCTGACAATTTTCTCTAAAGTTGATTCAATATGGCTCCAAGTCAGCGGACTATCTTAAGGACACCTTTCAATGATAAATTCAAGTCAATGAACAAAGTGGAATCACAAgacgtgagtgagtgagtgagtgagtgagtgagtgagtgagtgagtgagtgagtgagtgcccCAAAAGGTTCCGTGTCAGCCGCAGTTTGCGAGCAACTGCAGCAGCTGCTTTATGTCAAAGTGTGGTGAAAAtggcgaggggaggggagggggggctgaTGACCTTCAACCCACAAGCACTTTTGGGATTCCATCTAATCTTATTTGGTTTCATGCCACTGACTTTTCCTGCCGTATTTACGAGCGGCTCCTCCGCCACGGCTCTGACGTGGACATTTTGCATCTCGGCCGTCTGTCCAAACATTCCAAGGTTGCACAATAGAACCTCTGAACCCTCGGACGGTCCTTTAGTGCCTTTCTCAGGCCGGACCTCTCCGCCGTGCTTCTACCTTGGGAATTTGGACTCCCGCTCCGATCTGAGAGGTGAATAAATCCCACGGGCCTCGGCTCAGTCACAAGGACAAGTCGGAGCTTTTCCcaaggagggggcggggcggggctgggCCGGGGAGGTCACACTAGATCAACATGAAGACAAGGATGACTCTTGCTTCTCCTCCACCACGTGACACTGGACCACATTGGCAGATAGACAGAGCTCCTACGGGATGTCCATCCATCATTTGCTCTCCTGCAGATGTTCCAGCATAAGCCACTTTGAAGCCATTGCGGTGgatttgacaaaaacaaacaggacGGACCTTTGTCATCAGCAGAGACCCTCGCTCGGTGTTGCGAAGGTTATCACTTGCTTTGGGCTCTAACggagtcaacacacacacacacacacgtttgccTAGGGGGGGTGCAATTGTCTCAACTGGCACATGTGTGCATTTCAGGACAAAGACGTGGAAGGAGAGGAAGAGGGGGAAGCCATCACGCACGTATCCAAGGTAAACAACAAATTCCATTGAATTCCTTCGGGCAGCTTGAGCGTTAGCATCGAGTTTAGCTTTTGCGACATCTTTCCAGGTTATAAAGCAAACGTCACGGAAACATCTCGACATGAAAATGTAGCTTTGCGACGGCTGGACGAAGGCGCTAACGGAGCACGAGCAGTGGACCTgctagcacgcacgcacgtggcGTTCTTGTCAAATGCCGAGAAGCTGAGCTAAAGCAGAGCCGTGCGGCGCCAGTGTTTATCTGTAAACATGTCCATCAGTTAACATCAGCACAAGCGCGTGCTTATCTAGCTCCGTTGCGCGTGCTGTCTTAAAAGGCTGACTCGGAATCGCTCAAAACCGACCGCAATTTGGAATTCCAACACTTGTTCAAATGctgtgtcacacacacacacacacacacacacacacacacacacacacacacaatgttggGTCGGGTGGAGGCGACGCTGTTGACTTTGTTTGTACGTTGGGCTGGAGAAGGGAAGGAAAGGCAACATTCTTTGAGGGGCTGCAGACATTGAGaaagagggaggaagggaggccCAAAATAGGCCATGCAACTTTGGCTTCAGCGGACCTTTGCGAGGCAcggttggattttttttgccttcttcaCACGCAAACAAAAGCGGCGGCCTCGGCGGCATCCCAATGTTTTGATAAGAGCCAAGCGGAGACCAAAGCAAGAGCGTCCGTCAAGATTGCTCCATAATCTCGCCATTTACGAGTCCACCGAGGCTTGAGAAAGAACTCGGTGTGCCGTAGTTTTGCGTCACATGCTTTGGAGGACAGGAAAAGATTCAAAGAGGTCAAGCGTGCTTGCTTCGAGCCACCtggaaaaaagacaacaaaatgaaaggaaatggcaaaatgtacttttttgcGTTGGAAACGTTACGGCTGTAAATGTCTTCTTGTGACAGGAGGCCAAGGTGAAGATGATGTCCAAAAAAGACAGGAAGGATAAGAAGATGTTGTCCTCCAAAGACGACAAACACTTTTTGCTGACCGGAGAGAAGCTGGCGGAGCGCCCGGGGTAAACGTGCAGACTTTCAGACAAGGCTCAGCTCACCTCACCACAAGGTTGAGGCTTTGATGGGATCTTCAAAGATGACAATGGTTTCTTTGCAGGTGTCACAAGAAAGAGAAATGCGAGAAGCCCGACAAAGCGCTTTGCTTCTGGGAAAGCGTCACCATGACCACCATGAGACACATCTCCCCCGCCAAAAAGACGGACGGGCGGGAGACATCCCAAGCGCGGGACCACGGCGCCGCCCCAAACGGACGCTCGCCCTCTCGGAGCCCCGCCTGCGCCAAAGTCAGGTGGACGTCGCGCGCCAAAGTCAGGCTGGCCGGAATGGGCAGGTTGCCCAGGAAGAGTCTGTCGGACGCCGCCTGGCAAGGCCTGGACTAGACCTTCTCTCAGTTTGAGCGCCAAAGAAGGCGGAATGGTGATTTGCGGCCCCTTTAGAGTGCCTCGTCGTTGCCGCGCGCCAACACGTATttggcatttttttcctttgctttgtgaCGCCAGCTTTGTCGTAGAACAGTCAGCCCGTTGAAAACGGAAGCCGACGTACCGTACGCGCTGCGCTGGCTCTCGTGTCATGCATGTCAAGTGCTGTGAAGCAATCGAGCAACTTCCTTTTGTTTGTTCCCACAAGCATTTCCAGGGCTTTCATAATCAAAAGGAATGGCACGCTTATAGAAAACAGGCATCACATTTGCTTtttgaagaaaaagacaaagagaAAATAGAGAGCAGATTTTTGAAAGGCTATCtgacactgacttttcttttttttcgttTGGTTTCATTTGATCAAAGGAAAAATCAAGTGGAAGAGGCCGTTTTGCTCATCTtgctggcagcagcagcagcagattcAAGCGCTTCTTCACTTTCCAATGCCAGAATAATAAATTCTTTAATAAAGAAAGAAGATGGGTGGgcggccatccatccatccatccatccatccatccatccatccatccatccatccatccatttagtCACGCTGGTCCCCAGAAAGACGCAGAAAGATTACAAAAAAATTGCAAGACGGATACAAAAGTTCCACGACGGCCATAAATAACATTTGCCTTTGACAACTCTTTGACTGACAAAATAAGTGTCAACAGACGCGGGTGCTCCGTtatgaagcacaaaacatggcCGCCCCCCTCGCCCGCCGTGGGTCAATATGAACTCTCTCTAAAAGACACTTTCTACATGGATATTTACACACAGCGCTTGGATTGTTTCCCGTCTCCGCGTATTCAAGCGCGCCTCGTTCTGAGCCCAAAGGGTAAACAAGGTTTGGATCTGGTACACTCACGGCTTGGGACGCTgcggggggcggggcggggccggGCGGTTCGTCTAGAAGCGAAAGAGGTCGATGAAGTGTTGCGGCGAGATGGGCAGCAGGCAGCCGTCGGGGTCGTTGGCCGTGCACGGGTGGCCGCAGTCCTGTCAAAACGAGCGGGTGGTCGGTCGGAGCGGGAAAAACGCACTTCACCCCGCGGTCACAAGAGGGCGACAAACGGCAAGAGAAAGAAGAGCCTTTCCTCGTTACCTTCCAGAAGAGGACGCTGCAGTGCCTGCAGAAGTGCAAGGTGTCGCCGTACTGCTCCTTGACGGGGTAACGCTTGTGCAGGGTGAAGTACATCAGCTTCCAGTCGACGCCGCCGTCGTTCTTGGTGAGGAGCGAATGCCGAGAGAGGTGCTGGAAGAGACGCCGTTGAAAAACAGCGGCAAGCGAAGGGAAGGAGCGCAACACCCAAAGTCCTTTGCGCCTCTCACCGGCTTGTCCGAGAAGTGGAAATGGCACAGCCGCTTCCACAGCGTGCGGTCCTCGCTGAGCACGTGCAGCGTGGGCGTGGCCTGTCCCAGGTTGATGATGTCGCAGGCGTCCGAGAGGTTGTACAGGATCTTGTTGTGCGTGTACAGCGGCAGGTCGCTGAAGGACACGCCCGAGCACATTTGCTGCGCGCGAGTACACGACGCACGATGAGATGTGCTCATAACCCCAAGccgacccgacccgacccgTTTGTATGCCTACCTTGGGGATGTGCAAGTCATCGAGCTGCCGCTGCCACCTAAGAATGTTGTCTAGTCGACGGAGCCAGACGTCCACGTTGCCCACCAGCACGCATCGGCCCACGTGCAGCGTCAGCTTGCGCAGCGCGGCGCTCAGGTCCTGCAGCAGCTCCTTGACCAGCCGCGGATTGTAGTGCTCCTCCACCACTGGCGCCGCGCAGCAAAACGCTTAGCGGAGCCCGCAGCAGGAACCGCCGCCACCTTCTCACCCTTTCGAACGATCTTCTCCAAAATGTTGAAGTAGTTCTTCTGGGCTGCCCCGCTCAGGCAGGTCAGCTGGGATCTGGCTATCAGCTGGAAAAGCTAGGGGGGGCAGAAAGGAGAGAGGCAGTCTAAAGAAGGACGAAGGGGCCACAATCAAGGACGTGCCAGGCtgggccgctcgctcgctcgctcaccttaGCCACGTAGTTGAACCTCCTTAAGTCGTGGACGGCGCTGGAAAAGTCCAGGCGGTTCAGCGCCTCTCCCAGAGTGCAATAGCCGTGACGCTGCGCGCAACGACAGCGACGTTACTCGGGTGCCTTCGGCGGGCGTTAGGGAATCTGTCAAATGGCGGCACCGACCTCTTTTGTGCTGTCTTTCTGCACGTAGATCCACTTGTCCCTGAAAACAACTGCACAGGCGCAAAACATGGCAGACGGCCGCTTGGCGGCAAATCCAATGTGCTCTTTGCGAAAACTCACACTGAGACTTGGTCTTGTGGTTGTACAAGTCCTTTCTCTTCTTCAAGCTGGCCAACTGGCAAACGCCTTGCGCAAACTCCTCGTCTCCGTCACCGCAGGGGAATCTGTGGGACGACAGACAGAACGCCGCAGTGACTGCTTTGTTCACCCCGGCCGACAGACGCTATTCTGCTTTTCAAGAAGAGAGGAaaggcagcaaaaaaaacaaaccaaaaaaaaaagcgcaagCGCAGCTTTCTGGAACCAGCATTTGAACATGGCTAAACGCTACAACAAACTTGATTTTGCAGGCCAGTGTCAACAATGTTGTGACGTTCTTACTCAATCTCCCGGTGGATGTCGTCCATGTCGTGGCCGTAGAAGATGATCCTCTTCCAGCCGTGTTCCGTTTTGGTCCAGCTCCATCCTGGTGACCTCCAGTCCTTGCCCAAG encodes:
- the cmtr1 gene encoding cap-specific mRNA (nucleoside-2'-O-)-methyltransferase 1 isoform X2: MKRRVEAAAAPGLAAKKRADPSSSDEESRLSRQDSSQNDSLSDQEEPRAGFSMPSVSAHAGDADSPPQDSKFSMYNSVSQKLMAKMGFRQGEGLGKFGQGRKEIVEVSNQRGRRGLGLTLRGFQGELNVDWRDEPEPDATEKVDWFPECTTEIPDADELRDWMAVGPKKMKIEDETQFCSEDLLHTLLRCKTVFDDLEGEEMRRARTRSNPYETIRGGVFLNRAAMKMANIDYCFEHMFTDPKGPDGKSLTHDNGNELLYFGDVCAGPGGFSEYVLWRRRWHAKGFGMTLKGPCDFKLEDFYAAPSELFEPYYGEGGVDGDGDITRPENVTAFRNFVLDSTEGRGLHFLMADGGFSVEGQENLQEILSKQLLLCQFLTALSTLRTGGHFVCKTFDLFTPFSVGLVYLLYLCFDRITLFKPVTSRPANSERYVVCRGLKPGSEAVREYLFRVNLKLKQLRDPELDVTDVVPLAIVAEDADFFRFMVNSNESLCAVQIKALAKIHAFVLDPALAESRQADLRKQCLKLWGVPDKARVTPASSDARTKFYQLIKNPDAESFCSSPTALNPATLKKLRQVLDHRCIVGGGEQIFLLALGKSQIYTWDGKMPLRWRKLENFKLELPRDTLLSAEIVQELKGEGKAQRRINAVHVMDALVLNGTDVRDQHFNRRIEMAEKFVKAVAKPSRPDMNPIRVKEVYRLEEMERIFVRLEMKVTKSSGGVPRLSYTGRDDRHFLPTGLYVIKTTNEPWTMASSKITNRKFFFNKITNKSSYDTPGDAASPFRVCHAGRLFWAWEDGVIVHDSQTRVDPDKLSKDDVLAFVQHNRQR
- the cmtr1 gene encoding cap-specific mRNA (nucleoside-2'-O-)-methyltransferase 1 isoform X1, giving the protein MNVVANLVFQTGSVGGCFCYDVIIWRPKDPIGKRTKQQQESYLGYPCETPPSDCYTATMKRRVEAAAAPGLAAKKRADPSSSDEESRLSRQDSSQNDSLSDQEEPRAGFSMPSVSAHAGDADSPPQDSKFSMYNSVSQKLMAKMGFRQGEGLGKFGQGRKEIVEVSNQRGRRGLGLTLRGFQGELNVDWRDEPEPDATEKVDWFPECTTEIPDADELRDWMAVGPKKMKIEDETQFCSEDLLHTLLRCKTVFDDLEGEEMRRARTRSNPYETIRGGVFLNRAAMKMANIDYCFEHMFTDPKGPDGKSLTHDNGNELLYFGDVCAGPGGFSEYVLWRRRWHAKGFGMTLKGPCDFKLEDFYAAPSELFEPYYGEGGVDGDGDITRPENVTAFRNFVLDSTEGRGLHFLMADGGFSVEGQENLQEILSKQLLLCQFLTALSTLRTGGHFVCKTFDLFTPFSVGLVYLLYLCFDRITLFKPVTSRPANSERYVVCRGLKPGSEAVREYLFRVNLKLKQLRDPELDVTDVVPLAIVAEDADFFRFMVNSNESLCAVQIKALAKIHAFVLDPALAESRQADLRKQCLKLWGVPDKARVTPASSDARTKFYQLIKNPDAESFCSSPTALNPATLKKLRQVLDHRCIVGGGEQIFLLALGKSQIYTWDGKMPLRWRKLENFKLELPRDTLLSAEIVQELKGEGKAQRRINAVHVMDALVLNGTDVRDQHFNRRIEMAEKFVKAVAKPSRPDMNPIRVKEVYRLEEMERIFVRLEMKVTKSSGGVPRLSYTGRDDRHFLPTGLYVIKTTNEPWTMASSKITNRKFFFNKITNKSSYDTPGDAASPFRVCHAGRLFWAWEDGVIVHDSQTRVDPDKLSKDDVLAFVQHNRQR
- the si:ch211-225h24.2 gene encoding uncharacterized protein si:ch211-225h24.2 isoform X2 yields the protein MFRRSKSKALVEEAPEEDDDDDDMSWHFRHCYKDKDVEGEEEGEAITHVSKEAKVKMMSKKDRKDKKMLSSKDDKHFLLTGEKLAERPGCHKKEKCEKPDKALCFWESVTMTTMRHISPAKKTDGRETSQARDHGAAPNGRSPSRSPACAKVRWTSRAKVRLAGMGRLPRKSLSDAAWQGLD
- the si:ch211-225h24.2 gene encoding uncharacterized protein si:ch211-225h24.2 isoform X1, with the translated sequence MSIHHLLSCRCSSISHFEAIAVDLTKTNRTDLCHQQRPSLGVAKDKDVEGEEEGEAITHVSKEAKVKMMSKKDRKDKKMLSSKDDKHFLLTGEKLAERPGCHKKEKCEKPDKALCFWESVTMTTMRHISPAKKTDGRETSQARDHGAAPNGRSPSRSPACAKVRWTSRAKVRLAGMGRLPRKSLSDAAWQGLD